The Deltaproteobacteria bacterium genome has a window encoding:
- a CDS encoding SPOR domain-containing protein — protein sequence MTSKNIRTFEIKMGKRALILFIMGMSCLLFIVFLFGVTVGKNIDTYPEKYARGVPGKILERLGLSSNRTETAEIVSETSKESAKAGGQETGSEEKIVPETVPAGTDEKQPAAQATVSTQKQKPPAMPVAEQVKIKPSPVKEKYQIQVVSFKEKDKADQLCKKLTDLGFSPKNAVMELPEKGKWFRVTLEGFESKEQAQKAVDNMTRKIKGLNCVIHKMETKNN from the coding sequence ATGACATCCAAGAATATTCGTACATTTGAAATAAAAATGGGTAAACGGGCGTTGATTCTGTTTATCATGGGAATGTCCTGTTTGCTTTTTATTGTTTTTCTGTTTGGCGTGACGGTTGGTAAAAATATCGATACCTACCCTGAAAAGTACGCACGTGGTGTTCCGGGTAAGATCTTGGAAAGACTTGGCTTATCATCAAACAGGACGGAGACTGCCGAGATTGTCAGCGAAACATCGAAAGAATCCGCGAAGGCAGGAGGGCAGGAAACAGGTAGTGAAGAGAAAATAGTACCTGAAACAGTACCTGCCGGTACTGATGAAAAACAGCCTGCGGCTCAGGCTACGGTATCAACCCAAAAACAAAAGCCGCCCGCAATGCCTGTCGCCGAACAAGTTAAAATAAAGCCGTCTCCTGTGAAGGAGAAATATCAGATTCAGGTTGTTTCTTTTAAAGAAAAGGATAAGGCCGACCAGTTGTGTAAAAAACTGACGGATCTCGGATTTTCACCAAAAAATGCAGTGATGGAGTTGCCTGAAAAGGGAAAGTGGTTTCGTGTCACTCTCGAAGGTTTTGAAAGCAAGGAACAGGCTCAAAAAGCAGTGGATAACATGACGAGAAAGATCAAAGGCCTGAACTGTGTAAT